TTCGCCATTTTGGAGTTAACGCGTAGAGCAAACCGAGCGCGAAcgaataaaatgtttaaaagtaaATCTGTTCCTGTGATCCGGATGGAGCTGGGGCTGGTCGGTCGGCGTCTCTGCTGGAATATCACTGTCTCAGGAAACTTCCGGTACATTCAGTGCTAGAAGCAGAAAACTTGGACTGGTAATTTTTCTTGTATTcggttttcaatatttcatgtttataactattggattttttttccagcctgtcaatatttttttgccaagttttggtaaattttgtttaaatccgCCGGTGAAAATCaatcgaaaatgagaaaaaaaagccaCTCCGAAAAGCTCTGGTCGGAAGAAATCAGCATCATGGCACAGCGAATGGTCCACATCATTCGGGAAGCGAACAAAACTACCTGGAAGCCGCTGCCCTAGAATCGATTACTAACCCGTGGTGCATACCAAACACGGCAGCATTTATCAAAGGTTTTTTGAAGCCAAAGTTATAGAACTTATTGTAAGTATTCTACCTAATTTGTCTCTGAAGTGCTTAACGTAGCCTTGCAGTTACAATTAATTATTAGTTATACAAGAATTTATTTTACAGCTTCCGGTCGGTGCGTATAATGTCCCAGCACTACACTCGCTTTCTCAAGCTGCTGGAACGTTGGCCGGAGAATCAGAGTAAAATCGGGCGGGATCTGGGACAGTTTCTGCGGGATCAGCTGGTCGGAGTGCTGGGTAGTGTAAACATTATTGCCGTGAACGACGAAAATCTCAGCATCGAGCGTTGGAGAATCTGGTTAACGACGTGCACCTGAAGGCACAAGGAAGTTGAAGCGCTGCGGCGAGTTTCGGTTtcgtgtgtatttttttatctgttcgTTTGTAAGTTAAAAATTACCTCGAACTGGCTATCAAAAGAAGAGCCCTCGAAAAGTCGTGAGAAAATTAGGCCTCGAATTCCGAATTTTAAGTGACCCTTGgacaagttgcaaaaaaaaacgaaaacgaaatcGGTCTGGCTGGAAACATCCGTGTTGTAGAGTGGCTAATCTTGCGGTTCTCTCTGGGGGTATTTTTGTTTCGACATATTGTAGTAGTCAGGCTTAGTCGGAATACATCCCAAGTGATTCGAAAGCCATTGGCATGTTCAAGGTTTGTTGACTACGGAAAGACGAAAATCGTGGGTATTCTTTCCCCTGAAGATCAAAGAGGGTTTACCTTAAATTAAAGGTAACTTGCCGATTATTTTGTGTCCGGAAGAAAGTGAAGAATTATCATAGCTGGCTGAACCGTGAAACGATTGATCGAaccaacatttgaaatttagcTGTTTCAAGGTAAGTTCGCATTTTACGTTTCCCGTTGAATCCAATGTCCATGAATATACAATGTCCTAGGTTCGTTTACCTGCCTTGTTTATTGATGGCAGCATTTATGCGAAAATCCATTCGGGGGAAGCGTATCCTCATTGTTTCCGATTGCGGTTCATCATCGTCAGTCAAGCAAACATCATTCGGGAAGCGAACAAAACTGCCTGGAAGCCGCTGCCCTAGAATCGGTTACTAAAGTTTTTTGAAGCCAAAGTTATAGAACTTATTGTAAGTATTCTACCTAATTTGTCTCTGAAGTGTTTAACGTAGCCTTGCAGTTACAATTAACTATTAGTTATACAAGAATTTATTTTACAGCTTCCGGTCGGTGCGTATAATGTCCCAGTACTACAATCACTTTCTCAAGCTTCTGGATCGTTGGCCGGTGGATCAGAGTAAAATCGGGCGGGATCTGGGACAGGTTCTGCGGGATCAGCTGGCCGGAGTGCTGGGTAATGTCAACATTATTGCCGTGAACGACGAAAATCTATCGCGACAGCATCGAGCGTTGGAGAATCTGGTTAACGACGTGCACCTGAAGGTACACCCGAGGACGCTTCAATCGCTTGACACCGGGCTGTCCGGGGAGCAGTGCCGGGACGTGCTTTCATCGGAGTTTATGGAATACTTGAACAAGCAATGAGGAAGGTATTAGCCGGCGGTGTTCAAAGAGTAGTATTAGTTTTACGCAGAAACTTTGCCACGAATGTTGGCCATGTTCCGGTTATGGCCAGAGAGACGGTCACGTTTTTGAAACTTCAGAACGGAGAGCTATTTGTTGATATGACTTTTGGCGCGGGAGGTCACaccaaagaaatttgaaaaactgctcCGGAAGCCAAAATTATTGCATTGGATCGAGATCCAATTGCTCATATTAGGATTGCAACTGATTTGGCTTCCTGTTATCCGAAACAAATCATACCTGTACTTGGGAGGTTTTCCGAGCTTCCCGCAAAATTGCGAGAATTAAAgattcaacaaaattgcattgAAGGATTCATATTCGATTTCGGTTGTTCCTCGATGCAGTTTGATGAAGGACTGCGTGGTTCTTCAATTAGCAGAAACGGTCCCCTGGATATGCGAATGGATAAGGATCGATGCCAGGACAGTCCAACGGCCGCTGAAGTCTTGGCCAAAATTGACGAAACCGATTTGAgccggatattgaaaatttacggGGAAGAAAAACAGTACAGGAAAATTGCCATAATCGAGGCTCGTCACTCAATGCGTAAAATCGAAACCAGCTGGCCGACATCGTTCAGTCCTGCTTCGGAACGGGAATGCACCGATTGGACAAATTTAAAAGACCAAGCCATCCGGCCATGAAAACTTTCCAGGCGCTGCGAATCTTTGTCAACAACGAACTGAACGAAATCAACTACGGGATGCTGCTGGCCCAGCGATATCTGAAGCTTAGTGGCAAACTGGTGACCATAACGTTCCACTCGCTCGAGGACACTATCGTGAAGCGGCACGTCATGGGTAACGTGTTGAACGATATGGCCAATCGGTTGCCGCTGCGCTACTCCAGCCACACCGTTTATCACGAACGGCAGGCGATGGACAGTATAACGAAACCGTGCTCCGGATGGCAGCAACTGACCAAACATGTGGTGCTTCCGGGTGACGAGGAGGTCGAACGAAATCCCCGGAGTCGGTCGGCCAAACTGAGAGCGGCGGTAAGGGTGAGTTAAATTTCGTGTTCCTGGTCAGGTGTGCTAAGAAATTGCCAATAAATTCGTATTAGAACGCTGGATGATGATTTATCTTTCGATCCGAAATCCCAATTCtagtatttttaagaaaaaaattacctgttTTCCTTCCATTCTGCGATATGGTTCAAAATTAACcgtttttcaacttctccgcaATAATTTCTTgcggttaaaaagtaaccatatttccacttctcaagagaagtcaaaaaatgacttctatggaagaaaccaaaaaataacttaacgcggaaaggtgtgaaaatggttactttttaacgataattggtTAAATAATTTCTTCCGATGAAACGAGTGACCAgactgagaaatcaaaggggcTTAAGAACACCGAGCAAAGAATTcgtttaaaatattctttaaaattcaGGTAAAggttataaaatattcaacttaaatttaaaaaatcacatttataACAAATCTTTCTCAtctcaaaagtttttaaacatatGCAAAGTTGGCTTTAGAATAATCATAAATAAGAGGAATGAATGAATAACTGGATCTGCATACACGCtcgtttttttataaccattttcgagtttttttgaaccatttaatggttttttactaaaaacgtcaaaaattgttattttttaaccagaaTGAATTGTTACATTTCAAGcatattcaaagtttaaatggaaaccccaaaaaaatggttaaaatttcaatgattctcaaaaaattttattccaccattttttttattcggccTGTGCTACGCTGTTCTGCGGCTGTTAATTTGTTGTTTATAACGCGCATTGATCGGGGAAATTGCTGAGAAAATCAGATAAGCTGCAGCAGAAAAATGTACCGAAAAACCCAACCAGTTGTAACAGGCAGTAGCCGGACATGGGACTcaagtttgaaaagaaaagctgGAGAAAAGGTTAGTATTCATGGGCAGGAAGTTCTAACAATTAGAAAGctggattatatttttttttctttccaggtgaaaacattaatttatgAGATTCCATCTTCCGGAATAAGTGGAACGATCTGGAGGAAGATCCGGACAATAGTAGATAGAAATCTAATTTTAGTATTATTCACAATCCCGGTTTGACTGCAGTAGCACCCAAGATGCTTTTTAGAATGAAACAAAGCCGAGCAAGTAACAGTCCTTCAAGGGAACCGGAATGGAAATTTTTCCGGCCGGCTTTTTATTATGTTCCGAGGCGCCGGGTTCAAGCTTAAACATCAAGATAGGATCATCAGCCCTAGTGGAACAAATGTGAGTATCAACATGAAGAGAGTTAATTCCAGATCCAGATAACACGAGCTTCAAATCTGTTTCAGGATGTGTAATGTACCGTACCATCGATAgcagctaaaaaaaaaacaaatcaacgtaaATGGATTATTTAATAAGGGGTCGATATGCTCCTCCGCTGGAGCTTAGGATTGTTTGATCCACAGCTTAATGAAGAAAAATGTGGTCTAAACGATGGCGTTCTCaagaaaacatcaaaaaatttcgtcaataacCAGTAGGCTAACACCCACTAAAAACCGAACAGCTATCCTATCGGATATGCACAAATCTTTATTTGTCTGGATCTGGCCTGGATATTCTCGTAGAACAAATTGAAGTCAGCTTTAATAAGTAATGGACGTTTCTGTTGAAAGTTAAGTGGCTTTTTGCAGCTCATTTGAAACTAGCCAACTTGGAGCACGTATCaagcgtattttttttcaaaagcactTCGTCCTTGCATAAgattaatttgattgaattaatgtCAGAAGATAGGACTATATCCGTTGTCTCCCACAGCGGTTCCAGTTTTAAACAAGTAGTAAGATTTCCCTACCTGTAGAGCCAGAGGAATACATAATAGCTCaatcaaatttgtaaactatcaatgaaaaatgaaaaaagtttttgtcaaGAATGTACAGTTATAGTTATTGTTATTCTAGATTaacttattgaaataaaaaaatggaatttaatGATTATAATACATTTCAAAACATCACATTTATTCCGTAAATCTTCCTAATAATTCTcaaaagaaagaatttcattCCCTTTTCCCATAAAACggttgtttttcaaccattaCTCATATATgcaaaacgtttgaaaaataaccataatccaagttctcttcaaaatctcattttatgagtttttgctgaaaactcataaaacgacttaacCCACTAAACctcgattatggttatttttcaagcattaatgGTTCAACATGGCCCAGCGTGTAGTCTTATTGAAATAGGAACAACTAAAATATCGGTGAAATAATAACGATTTGCTGAAAGTTATAGATCAATCAAAGATTCAGTTACAAgtcaattgaaatattaaaaaactacaGACATGAATGCCATGTGAATGGTTAAGtgtcttaaataaaaataataatatttaaaaaactaaaataatgattattttaaGTAAGTAAAGCGCCTTTGCTAAAATAAACTAATTCGTTTCAGAATAATTGATCGTTTTCGGAAAAgattagatttttcaatatgggaattaaaatcatgaaaaaaatgatattcttTATTTGCTATATAACTTCTATTTTCAGTACCCCAAATGCTTATTACTATAATCTCTAAGATATTATTGAAAAGATTGCGAATGTTCAAACTGAACTACTGCCTCAATGCCAAACAGGTTGCGTTATTGAGGTATTCGCCCTTATCTAGCAGAACTCCACCGGGCAGGCAGCGGAAGGGGTCATCCGTAAGGGCTTGCCAATCCCACAGGCGCTTCTGCAGCTGTTCGAATGTTTGCTTGGACGAGCTCTTCCCGGCCAGATTCCTACTCTCCGTTGGGTCCAGCTTAAGATCGAAAAGTTCCCACTCGGGGCGGTTGTAGTATTGGTGTAGAGATTTGTACCACCGCTGATCCTGGTTGGTGATTGAACGATTCAGCATGTCCTGGAAGGTCCAGGAAACGGCAAAGTCTTGATCGATCGGGAAGGGTAGCTGATAGGCGAGGTTGTGAATGAGTTTGTAGCGTCTGGTTCGGATGGCTCTCATCGGATAGGTCATTGTTACTTCATGGTATGATTGAGAGGCAAATACAGCTTGATCTGGGTCAGTTGGAGGTTCGGCGTATAGCAGAGGTAGGAGCGATTTACCGGTGAGCTGTGGAGTAGGAGGTTTTTGGTCGATAGAATTTGATTCGCCTTGAGAAAGGTCTTCTTTTACTGGATAGGATACGTTGAACCAATCTAAGAAAGTAGGCAGAAGATCCAGGTGACTGGTCATGGAGTAGGTCACTTGATTCTTTCTGCTTTTCGGATCCGGTGAGCGAATAAACATTGGCTCAGCCATTCCAGGATCGTACAAATTAGTCCTGGCTGCTGGAAGTGGTGGCCCATTATCTGAAGTGTATACCACTAGAGTGTCTTCTGCAAATCCTGCGTTCTTAAGTTCGTCCAGAACCAATCCAACGCCCTGATCCAAACGTGAGATCGTTGTATACTGAGCAGCTACATCTCGCCTGGCCCATTCTGTGTCCGGGATGTAGTACGGCAAGATGAGTTCATCCCAAACGTAATAAATGGGGTGCCAATCGGGAATTAAACCCATTCCTTCTTCTCCTGATCCCCACCGTTCACAGAACGGACCGAATTGAGGAGTTATATGACCACATCGATGTGGATCATGGAAAGACACCATCAAAAAGAATGGTTGAtctttttgtttattctcgTTCAAAAATTCCCTTACAAAGAGCTTAATGTTCGTAATGTTTCTTCCAACCTGGTTGATCGGGTGGTTTTCTTCAGTCTGTTCATAATCGAACTTGAAAACTTCGCTAGGGCCAACGTGCTTTTTACCGATAAGCCCGGTTCGAATTCCAGCATTTCCGAGAACACTGGAAAGGCCCTTGATGTTAGATAGGGCATTGAAGTTGTGAATGCCGTTGTGCAATCCGTACATTCCGTTCTGGTGTTCAGGCATACCGGTTAGAATCGAAGCCCTCGAAGGGGAACAGCTGCTGACCGATGCATAGGCGTTGTTGAATATCAAACTTTCCTTGGCCAGGGCATCCAGCGATGGGGTTTGAACTATCTTATTGCGATATGCGCCAATCTCGAAACCACCATCATcagctggaaaaatttaaggtttctTTAATATTTGTCCGGTGgacatttaaaacagcttggtAGTTACCCAGTAGCAGCAAAACATTCCGATGGGCGGCTTCGGCCGATCCTTGTAGCCACAAAACACCGACCACGAAGATCACCAGTATCACCTTCGACATCTCGCTGTTGATTGATGACTCACTATTTGAACGCGTTACTGTATTACTACAGTCCTTCGGTGAACTGGACCGTTTTAATGGTTTTTATACTTTCACTTTTTTGTGAACATCTTTTTGTATCCTGTTTCGCTGCTGCTGGGAAAAAATTGTGTACATCCCGCGGGCCATGTTTTGAATCAATGAGTGCCTTCTAAACAAAAGGCCTTTTTGGTGCTCATGGACTTGCAGCGCCAGAAGCTCACAGCGGTGACTAGCGGAGATGGTAgctcaaaatttgaagaaaccgatgtgcaatttttttcagtgGTTAAAAACACGAATGACGTCACTGATTATTTTGTATGCGATCATAAAAAGTTTTAGCAGAGtttaatttgtgattttttcgtaAAAGCGAAATAAACAACGCGAAAATATGCCGGAATCTGCTCTGGCTGTATTCGAGAGGGAGAACTTCAATGCAGAAAAGTGTAAGTTCCCAAAGATATTCAATTTATATACATTGGTTGATCATAACATTGTTTCTAAATGAAATCCAGATGTTAAGGAACTGGTCCAGGATTGCGTCGGTGGACCGGAGCTGCAGCAAACCAAGGCTAAAATTCAAGCGCACAGCGACACGGTTTCGTCAACGCTGAAGAAACATGTGTACGAAAATTATATGCAGTTCATCGAAACGGCTAAGGAAATTTCACGTAAGCTGCTGAATGATTTTTTGCGTATCTCTCAAATGATACCGTTACTTTTAACACTTCCTCAACAGATTTGGAATCGGAAATGTACCAACTGTCGCACATACTGATCGAGCAGCGCAATTTGCTGTCGACCTTGCGCGACGAATCGATGCTGGACGATCAGAAGTACATCATCCAGGAGGATCAGAGCTTGGATCCGAACGTGAACGAGGAACAACAGAACAAGAAGGCGATCCAGCTCATCAAGGAATCGCTAATTGGATACAAGGTATTGGAATTGAGAGGTTCCAGTCATATTGGGAattgttctaaaatttttactattttaggGTAATCTAGATGATAAAGTATTTATCCACGAGGGAGGACTCATCGAGCTGGACACCAACGACTACCGTCCAATATGCCGAATCCATCTGTTTCTGTTCAATGAAATTCTCGTTCTGGCGAAGGTTAAACATGACAAGTTAGTTTCGGTTTCAAAGTACTTTTAACAATAAAAAGTCTAACTTCCATTTCCGTTTTCAGAAAATTGGAATTCCTCACTGAGTACGACACCAAAAAGCTGGCTGTTATCAACATCAAAGATTTGGATGGGGTAAATAAGAACGCCATCAACGTGATCACCACTGATGGAGCTCGGATATTCCAGTGTGTCAATGCTGCATCCAAGCTTGAGTGGATTAACAAATTCGAGGTTGCCATTAAATTCAACCAGTTAAAACACAAGAAAGGTCCAGCGCCACAACCTCCTACCACTCTAAAACTTGACCAACAGAAATCAATCGAAAGCAATGATCTACTGTTGAGTCCCACTGCTTCGGAGATTGCGGCTGTCGTGGAAATCCTGGCCCCAGATTGGTTGTCCTCTGCTCCGGAGGAAATTCAAGCTGAAATAGCGCAACGCCACTTTGAGGATAGTTTAGCTTTGGTGCAAAAGTGTGAGGAATACCTGGTTAAGGATAGTTCATTCCATGCAGCATCGGAGATAAcagataagataaaaaatttaaaaggaacACTTTCATCAGTGCTCATGCAAGAATTGTCCAGCTCTCAAAGTCGCAGCCTGCAGGCGGCTTTGCGTTCCAGTCGAAGACCTCTAAAGTTGCTGGTCGAGATGGGAAAAGCTCGGGAAGCTTGTGGCATATTGCTAAAGGTTTGCAGCAGCGCTATCCGGGGATCGCAGCGCCAAGCTCGGCGAAACAATCTGGCCGTCTCGGAGTTGTTCTTCTGTGATGTGGCCCAAGTCGCCAGTGAATTCCTCCGAGCGTTCAGCAGTAAAGCTTCATGCACTTCGGCCCTCATCGTGTGGTGTAATATGGAGCTGCAGTATTTCGCATCGCAACTCATCAAGCACTATCTGACCAAAGATTCGCAGCTGGAATCGATCGCCAAGGTTGTGGAAGGCGTTCGTGAACCTTGCTTTAAACTGACGGAAATCGGATTAGATCTGTCCTATCACATGGAAGGTTTACTGCGGACGACGCTGGAACAACTTCTGGAGGAAGCCAAATTTCGTTTAGTGGATTCCATCGGACGCACGGAAGATGTCTGGCAACCGTACAATCTGCAGACAAAGTCCGGTTTGCGGAATGTTCTGAAAGAGTTCGATTCGCTTGGTTTGGATCTGAAGCCCCTGGTGACCGGGGACACTTGGATCAATTTGACTCAGACGACGGTGAATTTCTGTCGTCACTTTTTGACCACAACTGACAGCTGTGCCTATTTGGCGAAGTATGACTCGCTCAAGTTGGATGCCGAGCTATTGTTGAAGGATCTGTTTGTGGCCCAGCATGCTATCAAGCCACATGCAAGCGTAAGCGTTGATGTAAGTTCATGAATATCGAACAGCGTATCACAGGCCACAAGACTCGATGTGACCTATTTAAATGCTTAATCTAACCATACTCCTATCCTTCTATAATTCTAGCTCAACTTCGTCTCCAAAAATAAAGCCTACATGGTCGATGTGCTGCTGCCGAATGCCGTCGAACGATTTGAGAAGATTTCCGGCCAACGACCGGACCTGCTGGCTGAAGTGCCAACGCTTCTACGAGGACCCCCGAAACCGAAACCTCGCAGTGTCTACAAAACGGATGTCATCTAGAGACCTACGCAAACGCTTAACACGTGTTACaactaaaacaaatatttaatccATAAACGTTAAGGTTTAACCCGCTTTAAACAAACGCATCGGTTCTAAAAAGCCAACCTGTATTAATGGCATTATAAAAGCTAGGCCTTAGTGAAAAACCTAATCATCGCCGAAGGTAATTTTCTTTCCCCGAAACTCCTGAATACCTTTCTCCTTCTGTTTTGCAAGCCAGGATGGGTGCAGGTCCGATGGCACTTCCGCCGGACTACTTATGTGCTGTTTCACGTTCGAGGAGCTCGACTCCCCACCACCGATGGAGTCGAACACAATTTTCTTCCCCTTGAAGGGCTGCAAACCCTTCTGCTTCTGTTTGGCCGCCCACGAAGGGTGTAAATCTTCCAACCGTGAGTCGGTATCGTTAATGCTTTTACTTTTCACTTTGAATGGTTCCACAGTAGCAGATTGCTTGGGAAAACAGGCTGCGTCCGATTCGTTGGATTCGAAGTTTATTTTCTTCCCGGCGAAAGGTTGAATGCTTCTTTGCTTTTGCTTTGCCGCCCACGAAGGATGAATGTCTTCCGGATGGGGATCAGTTTTAACTCGTTTGCTAGACTGCGACTTACTGCCATCATCTCCAAATACCTTTC
This sequence is a window from Uranotaenia lowii strain MFRU-FL chromosome 3, ASM2978415v1, whole genome shotgun sequence. Protein-coding genes within it:
- the LOC129755496 gene encoding N-sulphoglucosamine sulphohydrolase, whose translation is MSKVILVIFVVGVLWLQGSAEAAHRNVLLLLADDGGFEIGAYRNKIVQTPSLDALAKESLIFNNAYASVSSCSPSRASILTGMPEHQNGMYGLHNGIHNFNALSNIKGLSSVLGNAGIRTGLIGKKHVGPSEVFKFDYEQTEENHPINQVGRNITNIKLFVREFLNENKQKDQPFFLMVSFHDPHRCGHITPQFGPFCERWGSGEEGMGLIPDWHPIYYVWDELILPYYIPDTEWARRDVAAQYTTISRLDQGVGLVLDELKNAGFAEDTLVVYTSDNGPPLPAARTNLYDPGMAEPMFIRSPDPKSRKNQVTYSMTSHLDLLPTFLDWFNVSYPVKEDLSQGESNSIDQKPPTPQLTGKSLLPLLYAEPPTDPDQAVFASQSYHEVTMTYPMRAIRTRRYKLIHNLAYQLPFPIDQDFAVSWTFQDMLNRSITNQDQRWYKSLHQYYNRPEWELFDLKLDPTESRNLAGKSSSKQTFEQLQKRLWDWQALTDDPFRCLPGGVLLDKGEYLNNATCLALRQ
- the LOC129755495 gene encoding exocyst complex component 8 yields the protein MPESALAVFERENFNAEKYVKELVQDCVGGPELQQTKAKIQAHSDTVSSTLKKHVYENYMQFIETAKEISHLESEMYQLSHILIEQRNLLSTLRDESMLDDQKYIIQEDQSLDPNVNEEQQNKKAIQLIKESLIGYKGNLDDKVFIHEGGLIELDTNDYRPICRIHLFLFNEILVLAKVKHDKKLEFLTEYDTKKLAVINIKDLDGVNKNAINVITTDGARIFQCVNAASKLEWINKFEVAIKFNQLKHKKGPAPQPPTTLKLDQQKSIESNDLLLSPTASEIAAVVEILAPDWLSSAPEEIQAEIAQRHFEDSLALVQKCEEYLVKDSSFHAASEITDKIKNLKGTLSSVLMQELSSSQSRSLQAALRSSRRPLKLLVEMGKAREACGILLKVCSSAIRGSQRQARRNNLAVSELFFCDVAQVASEFLRAFSSKASCTSALIVWCNMELQYFASQLIKHYLTKDSQLESIAKVVEGVREPCFKLTEIGLDLSYHMEGLLRTTLEQLLEEAKFRLVDSIGRTEDVWQPYNLQTKSGLRNVLKEFDSLGLDLKPLVTGDTWINLTQTTVNFCRHFLTTTDSCAYLAKYDSLKLDAELLLKDLFVAQHAIKPHASVSVDLNFVSKNKAYMVDVLLPNAVERFEKISGQRPDLLAEVPTLLRGPPKPKPRSVYKTDVI